The following proteins come from a genomic window of Crateriforma spongiae:
- a CDS encoding efflux RND transporter permease subunit has protein sequence MLKHLIELSLRHRAAVLLSLVALFGTGAYALSQLDIDAFPDTTPVMVQINTTAPALGPEEIERQITYRIEQALSGMPSLQNIRSVSKFGFSQVVVTFDDDTDIYFARQVVAERLATVTLPFGVSPPTMGPVATGLGEVFHYVLTYPDVDFTELSPQQRQRLLTELRTAQDWIVKPQLRTVAGTAEINSWGGFEKQFQVRVDPARLIARQLTFTDVIVALQQNNRNVGGGKIDRLGEMLLVQGIGRTTNVEQIGDIVVKASEGTPIRIRDVANVDIGHEIRRGAVSADGRGEAVMGLGFMLMGENTHQYTHELKTKIEEIRDNLPSGMQLVTMYDRTELVDSVIETVRRNLFEGGLLVVAILFIFLGSLRAGLIVALAIPLSMLFAFTGMWRFGIAASLLSLGAIDFGLVVDSSVVMIENCVRHLGIVGERQSKSRLEIIRDAAMEVRGPTLFGELIIMIVYLPILTLEGIEGKMFRPMAMTVIFALAGSMLMSMTLMPVLASLLMPKRVIRREPWLVRVLQRLYEPVLRFTMNQKLAVIGLAAGVLVVAFGMIAPNLGTEFMPQLSEGAVAINVVRLAGTELEDSIRFNTQMERAILESFPDEVAHVWSRIGSAEIATDPMGLELTDVFITLRPRDQWVKAGTQGELTALIEQVLRDLPGQRLAYTQPIKLRLDEMGTGSRSDIAVKLYGDDLETLAEKAGEIETQLLRIEGAADVGATQLTGQPMLQVRIRQDEIARYGIAAAEVLDLVQAIGNRPVGDVFEGQLRFPLTVTLIDDARHDVPSIRSIPVTTPSGQQIPLERLADVTVTTGPSQIAREWGQRRVTVSVNVRGRDVGSFVREARAAIAQNIVMPSSRYYVEFGGQFEHMIRGRQRLMIVVPIALALILSLLYMTYGNLIDTVRVFTGIPFAWTGGIFALWIRDMPFSISAAIGFVALSGVAVLDDMLLVSTIGALRRQGVPLQQAVHQAAMTRLRPVLMTTLVAALGFVPMAFSDGMGAEVQRPLATVVIGGVISATVMSLLVLRVLYVVVRDATDRPPTDRPSLTSSAERSADDLGTGCTSLPSGPSSASADAGHSLLSSERES, from the coding sequence ATGCTGAAGCATCTGATTGAACTGTCCCTGCGACACCGTGCGGCGGTGTTGCTAAGCCTGGTCGCATTGTTCGGCACCGGGGCGTACGCGCTGTCCCAACTGGACATTGACGCGTTCCCCGACACGACGCCGGTGATGGTGCAGATCAACACGACCGCGCCCGCCCTGGGACCGGAGGAGATTGAACGCCAAATCACCTACCGTATCGAGCAAGCTCTCAGCGGCATGCCGTCGCTTCAGAACATTCGCTCGGTTTCCAAGTTCGGGTTCTCACAAGTCGTCGTCACATTCGATGACGACACCGACATCTACTTTGCACGTCAAGTTGTCGCCGAACGCTTGGCCACCGTCACACTACCTTTTGGAGTGTCACCGCCAACGATGGGGCCGGTCGCAACCGGCTTGGGAGAGGTCTTTCATTACGTCCTGACGTATCCAGACGTCGATTTCACGGAACTGTCACCGCAACAGCGCCAACGTTTGTTGACCGAATTGCGAACCGCCCAAGACTGGATCGTCAAACCACAACTTCGAACCGTCGCCGGTACGGCAGAGATCAACAGTTGGGGCGGCTTTGAAAAACAGTTCCAAGTGCGTGTTGATCCGGCACGCCTGATCGCCCGTCAACTGACGTTCACCGATGTCATCGTCGCTTTGCAACAGAACAATCGAAACGTCGGTGGTGGCAAGATCGATCGACTGGGCGAAATGTTGCTGGTCCAAGGAATCGGCCGGACCACCAACGTCGAACAGATCGGCGACATCGTCGTCAAAGCGTCCGAGGGAACGCCGATTCGCATCCGCGATGTCGCAAACGTCGACATCGGTCATGAAATTCGACGCGGCGCGGTATCCGCCGACGGACGTGGCGAAGCGGTGATGGGTTTGGGGTTCATGCTGATGGGCGAAAACACCCATCAGTACACCCACGAACTGAAGACCAAGATCGAAGAAATCCGTGACAACCTGCCAAGCGGGATGCAATTGGTCACGATGTATGACCGCACCGAACTGGTCGATTCGGTGATCGAAACAGTCCGCCGAAACCTTTTCGAAGGCGGTCTGTTGGTGGTGGCCATCTTGTTTATCTTTCTGGGCAGCCTGCGTGCCGGCCTGATCGTCGCACTGGCAATTCCTTTGTCGATGCTATTCGCGTTCACCGGCATGTGGCGATTCGGCATCGCGGCCAGCCTACTGAGCCTGGGCGCCATCGACTTCGGCCTGGTCGTCGACAGTTCAGTGGTGATGATTGAAAACTGCGTCCGCCACCTGGGCATCGTCGGTGAACGACAGAGCAAATCAAGGTTGGAAATCATCCGCGATGCGGCCATGGAGGTCCGAGGCCCGACGCTGTTCGGTGAACTGATCATCATGATCGTGTACCTGCCGATTCTGACGCTGGAAGGCATCGAAGGCAAAATGTTTCGGCCGATGGCGATGACCGTCATCTTTGCTTTGGCCGGATCGATGCTGATGTCAATGACTCTGATGCCAGTGTTGGCCAGCCTACTGATGCCCAAACGCGTGATCCGACGCGAACCATGGCTTGTCCGCGTGCTGCAACGGCTTTACGAACCGGTGTTGCGGTTCACGATGAACCAAAAGCTGGCGGTGATCGGGTTAGCAGCCGGCGTGCTGGTCGTGGCGTTTGGAATGATCGCCCCGAATCTGGGGACCGAGTTCATGCCTCAGCTTTCCGAAGGCGCCGTTGCGATCAATGTGGTTCGATTGGCGGGAACGGAACTGGAAGATTCCATTCGGTTCAACACCCAAATGGAACGCGCCATCTTGGAATCGTTTCCCGATGAGGTCGCGCACGTCTGGAGCCGCATCGGATCAGCGGAGATCGCCACCGATCCGATGGGATTGGAACTGACCGATGTCTTCATCACGCTTCGCCCACGCGACCAATGGGTCAAAGCGGGCACACAGGGCGAATTGACCGCATTGATCGAACAAGTGTTGCGGGATCTGCCAGGACAGCGTCTTGCCTATACCCAACCGATCAAGTTGCGGCTGGATGAAATGGGCACCGGTTCACGATCTGACATCGCCGTCAAGCTTTACGGTGATGACCTGGAGACGCTGGCGGAAAAGGCCGGCGAGATCGAGACACAATTGCTGCGAATTGAGGGGGCCGCCGACGTCGGCGCGACTCAGTTGACCGGCCAACCGATGCTTCAGGTCCGCATCCGCCAAGACGAAATCGCCCGGTACGGGATCGCCGCAGCGGAAGTGTTGGACCTGGTCCAGGCCATCGGAAACCGACCGGTCGGTGACGTTTTCGAAGGCCAATTGCGATTCCCGCTTACCGTGACCTTGATCGACGATGCGCGACATGATGTTCCGTCGATTCGATCGATCCCGGTGACCACACCCAGCGGCCAACAAATCCCCCTGGAACGCTTGGCCGACGTCACGGTAACCACCGGCCCGTCCCAGATCGCCCGCGAATGGGGACAACGCCGCGTCACCGTTTCGGTCAATGTTCGTGGGCGTGATGTCGGCAGCTTTGTTCGAGAAGCCCGGGCCGCGATCGCTCAAAACATCGTCATGCCATCGTCCCGATACTACGTCGAATTCGGTGGCCAGTTTGAACACATGATTCGCGGGCGACAGCGTCTGATGATCGTCGTACCGATCGCGCTGGCGTTGATCCTAAGCCTGCTCTACATGACGTATGGCAATCTGATTGACACGGTCCGTGTTTTCACCGGAATCCCGTTCGCTTGGACAGGCGGAATCTTTGCCTTATGGATTCGCGACATGCCGTTTTCGATCAGTGCGGCGATCGGATTCGTTGCATTGTCGGGCGTCGCCGTGCTGGACGACATGCTGTTGGTGTCGACCATCGGAGCGTTGCGTCGCCAAGGCGTTCCGCTTCAGCAAGCGGTTCATCAAGCGGCAATGACACGTTTACGTCCGGTGCTGATGACCACTCTGGTCGCCGCGTTGGGCTTTGTCCCCATGGCGTTCAGCGATGGCATGGGTGCCGAAGTCCAGCGTCCGTTGGCCACCGTAGTCATCGGTGGCGTTATCAGTGCGACCGTGATGTCGTTGTTGGTGTTACGAGTCTTGTACGTGGTCGTTCGCGATGCCACCGATCGCCCACCCACCGATCGCCCATCGCTGACGTCATCGGCGGAAAGAAGTGCTGATGATCTTGGCACGGGCTGCACATCCCTTCCTTCCGGCCCAAGTTCCGCATCTGCGGACGCGGGCCATTCCTTGTTGTCTTCTGAGAGAGAATCGTGA
- a CDS encoding efflux RND transporter periplasmic adaptor subunit, translated as MPPTVSVSNPKPSDSLERPATSIRTIVWKATSWIPTACVFAVLGVLAWYGHATGWTLPSFSTLTANQTPDAKANWCPSHGVPEEICIVCRPNLLDDAPSLTYCNTHGVHGCVLENPTLAETSQPAEVTDQDLRRADHALQSMPRPTNLPISSTAGVRIQFASMQAMEKAGVDVEPVTRRTVIESIDAAGIVRYDATKLAQVSPPADGTVKRILVQIGQWVDQGQTLGIVDCAEAGRIKAELQAALSHEHFCRDNLRRLRPLAGSAVSGKRILDAENQLQQARADVDDAAGRLANLGLPIDIDRLRTLELEAAKMTVRRLGRPESNEAWPQDLSGSNLIVVAAPLQGVVTQLRTNVGEVVNRGNELFRVVDTRQVWLDLRVPAEQAEWVHLGQTVRYRPDGQDKTHEGQLTWISTDVDPTTRTVAVRAVLKNPDQSLRNESFGLGQVILRQEPDSIVVPETALQWDGDGHVVFVRDSRFFEKDRPKFFVTRSVRPGARQAGFVEIIAGVLPGEVVATKGSDVLRAQLLRGNLGAGCTCGR; from the coding sequence ATGCCGCCCACCGTTTCTGTGTCCAATCCCAAGCCGTCCGATTCGCTGGAACGTCCCGCGACATCGATCCGTACGATCGTATGGAAAGCCACCAGCTGGATCCCCACGGCATGCGTTTTCGCGGTGCTAGGCGTCTTGGCTTGGTACGGTCATGCCACCGGATGGACGCTGCCAAGTTTTTCAACGTTGACGGCGAACCAGACGCCCGACGCGAAGGCAAATTGGTGCCCCAGCCACGGTGTCCCCGAAGAAATCTGTATCGTTTGTCGGCCAAACTTGCTGGACGACGCACCTTCGTTGACGTACTGCAATACGCACGGCGTCCACGGGTGCGTATTGGAAAATCCGACACTGGCCGAAACATCGCAACCGGCCGAGGTGACCGATCAAGATCTGCGGCGTGCCGATCACGCGCTTCAGTCCATGCCGCGCCCGACGAACTTGCCGATCAGCAGCACCGCCGGTGTCCGCATTCAATTCGCTTCGATGCAGGCAATGGAGAAGGCCGGCGTGGATGTCGAACCGGTGACCCGCCGCACCGTGATCGAATCCATCGATGCGGCGGGCATCGTTCGGTACGATGCAACCAAGCTGGCTCAGGTGTCGCCGCCGGCCGATGGAACGGTCAAACGCATCCTGGTCCAAATCGGGCAATGGGTCGACCAAGGCCAGACGCTGGGGATTGTCGACTGTGCCGAAGCCGGACGAATCAAAGCCGAATTGCAAGCGGCGCTTTCGCACGAACATTTCTGTCGCGACAACCTTCGTCGTTTGCGTCCGTTGGCCGGCAGCGCCGTTTCAGGCAAGCGAATTCTGGATGCTGAAAACCAGTTGCAACAGGCACGTGCCGATGTGGACGACGCGGCCGGACGATTGGCCAACCTGGGACTGCCCATCGATATCGATCGTTTGCGAACGCTTGAATTGGAAGCGGCAAAGATGACCGTCCGGCGTCTGGGACGTCCGGAATCCAATGAGGCTTGGCCACAAGACCTTTCCGGATCCAATCTGATCGTCGTCGCCGCTCCGCTGCAAGGCGTCGTAACCCAACTTCGCACCAATGTCGGCGAAGTGGTCAATCGCGGCAATGAGCTTTTCCGCGTCGTCGACACGCGTCAAGTTTGGCTGGATTTGCGAGTTCCCGCTGAACAGGCCGAATGGGTTCATCTGGGTCAAACCGTTCGCTATCGTCCTGACGGTCAAGACAAAACGCACGAAGGACAATTGACCTGGATCAGCACCGATGTGGATCCCACCACACGCACCGTCGCGGTCCGCGCGGTATTGAAAAACCCAGACCAGAGTTTGCGCAACGAGTCGTTCGGATTGGGCCAAGTCATCTTGCGACAGGAACCCGATTCGATCGTCGTGCCCGAAACCGCATTGCAGTGGGACGGGGACGGGCACGTGGTCTTTGTGCGTGACTCCAGATTTTTTGAAAAGGACCGACCAAAGTTCTTTGTCACCCGGTCGGTTCGCCCGGGCGCGAGACAGGCCGGATTTGTCGAAATCATCGCCGGCGTTCTTCCCGGCGAAGTCGTGGCAACCAAGGGCAGCGACGTCCTGAGAGCCCAATTGCTGCGTGGCAATTTGGGCGCCGGATGCACCTGCGGTCGCTAA
- a CDS encoding SDR family NAD(P)-dependent oxidoreductase, producing MSLRFENKRVFVTAASVGIGYEISRQFAAEGAIVGLNARRDETTAKAVEALRNQYPSADITGYPCDVADVEAIQGHVRDFSAQHGGLDVMVANAGITVFAPFLKVQPDEFDYLMNVNMRGTYFSVQEAAKQMIAAKTAGRIVLMSSVCGMQSHAHTSSYGMTKAAIRHLAISLADELGPHGITVNVVSPGATLNERTSEDQEYADGWASVCPSGRVGNVGDVAYATLFLADQRAGQITGENIVVDGGWSTTSPLPKYLHDELKGGK from the coding sequence ATGTCATTGCGTTTTGAGAATAAACGAGTCTTTGTCACTGCCGCATCGGTCGGCATCGGCTACGAGATCAGCCGCCAGTTCGCTGCCGAAGGCGCCATCGTTGGCCTGAACGCACGACGCGACGAAACGACGGCCAAAGCTGTCGAAGCGCTTCGCAACCAGTACCCCAGCGCGGACATTACCGGATATCCCTGCGACGTGGCCGATGTCGAAGCGATTCAGGGCCATGTTCGTGATTTCAGTGCCCAACACGGCGGACTGGATGTGATGGTTGCCAATGCGGGCATCACCGTCTTTGCCCCGTTCTTGAAGGTACAGCCCGACGAGTTCGATTATTTGATGAACGTCAACATGCGCGGCACCTATTTCAGCGTGCAAGAAGCTGCCAAGCAGATGATCGCCGCCAAGACCGCCGGACGCATCGTACTGATGTCGTCGGTTTGCGGGATGCAGTCCCATGCCCACACCAGTTCGTATGGCATGACCAAAGCAGCGATCCGCCACTTGGCCATTTCATTGGCCGATGAACTGGGGCCGCACGGCATCACCGTCAACGTCGTCTCGCCCGGCGCCACGTTGAACGAGCGCACCTCCGAAGACCAGGAATACGCCGACGGCTGGGCCAGCGTGTGCCCATCGGGACGCGTCGGTAACGTGGGTGACGTTGCCTATGCAACATTGTTTTTGGCGGACCAGCGGGCCGGCCAAATCACCGGTGAAAACATCGTCGTCGATGGCGGTTGGTCGACCACCAGCCCATTGCCGAAATACCTGCACGATGAATTAAAAGGCGGAAAGTAG
- a CDS encoding acyltransferase family protein gives MSKAAILSDPRRHDLDALRAVAMLLGIVLHGMISFLPVASGWAVQDSRQADGFGVILSMIHGFRMPLFFLISGFFTMMLLRRRGIPALLWHRFRRIFLPLVLGLFTIIPSVWIVSAFVQQPADANASADNLWAAVIMDQPDRIQALIDDGQDVNARSDDGATPFLLAAFLGRDDAAEVLIRNGADPTLANYKGETPADVMQAPWSLTKMIAGFVKAPVKQEAVQAGRQRIAQWIPEKSIDSATTAESADQAKEAAQALLAALFFVPVFLHLWFLWFLCFLVVGFVIGVWIYRRLPWALPTMWAASAFWVIVLVVPVTALLQASMKSNAGQFGPDTSIGLLPLPVVLAYYAVFFFFGALYYRADDTTGRLSRHWPAMLLVSLAVLFPVGLTWGGAGNQTHRIVGLLCQAGYAWLMSIGMMGLFRRYCHAHSPVMRYLSDSSYWLYVAHMPVILLVQAWVRDWDLSPYIKLPIICVVTSVVLLISYQYLVRYTPIGTLLNGKRVRPGRHRPTPDHTDAILIDTPPGTDTVVEAKIASSGPS, from the coding sequence ATGTCGAAAGCCGCCATTCTTTCCGATCCGCGCCGACATGATCTGGATGCCTTGCGAGCGGTCGCCATGCTGCTGGGCATTGTGTTGCACGGCATGATTTCGTTCTTGCCGGTGGCATCGGGTTGGGCGGTGCAAGACAGCCGGCAAGCCGACGGATTCGGCGTCATTCTGTCGATGATCCATGGCTTTCGGATGCCGCTTTTTTTTCTGATCAGCGGTTTTTTCACAATGATGTTGCTGCGACGACGCGGCATCCCGGCTTTGCTGTGGCATCGATTTCGGCGGATTTTTCTACCTTTGGTTTTGGGGTTGTTCACCATCATCCCGTCGGTGTGGATCGTATCGGCGTTCGTCCAGCAACCCGCCGATGCCAACGCCAGCGCCGACAACCTTTGGGCGGCCGTGATCATGGACCAGCCCGACCGAATCCAGGCGTTGATCGACGACGGCCAGGACGTCAATGCACGATCCGACGATGGTGCGACGCCCTTTCTGTTGGCCGCGTTTTTGGGGCGTGACGATGCAGCGGAGGTTTTGATCCGCAATGGTGCCGACCCGACCTTGGCCAACTACAAGGGAGAGACTCCGGCTGATGTGATGCAGGCACCTTGGTCACTGACCAAAATGATCGCCGGCTTTGTCAAAGCGCCCGTGAAGCAGGAAGCGGTTCAAGCCGGTCGCCAAAGGATCGCCCAGTGGATTCCGGAGAAGTCCATCGACTCAGCAACGACAGCGGAATCAGCCGACCAAGCAAAGGAGGCAGCGCAAGCATTGCTGGCCGCGTTGTTTTTCGTTCCCGTGTTTTTGCATCTATGGTTTTTGTGGTTCCTGTGCTTCCTAGTCGTCGGGTTTGTGATCGGCGTGTGGATCTATCGACGTCTTCCATGGGCATTACCGACGATGTGGGCGGCATCGGCGTTTTGGGTGATCGTGCTGGTGGTGCCGGTGACCGCACTCCTGCAAGCGTCCATGAAAAGCAACGCGGGCCAATTCGGTCCTGACACTTCGATCGGCTTGCTGCCATTGCCGGTCGTGCTTGCCTATTACGCCGTGTTCTTTTTCTTCGGCGCGTTGTATTACCGCGCCGATGACACAACGGGCCGGTTGTCGCGGCACTGGCCGGCGATGTTGCTGGTTTCGTTAGCCGTTTTGTTTCCTGTCGGGCTGACCTGGGGCGGTGCTGGAAACCAGACGCATCGCATCGTCGGCCTGCTGTGCCAAGCCGGTTACGCTTGGCTGATGTCCATCGGAATGATGGGACTGTTTCGTCGTTATTGCCACGCCCACAGCCCCGTGATGCGGTATCTGTCCGATTCATCGTATTGGCTGTACGTCGCCCACATGCCGGTCATCTTGTTGGTCCAGGCGTGGGTCCGCGATTGGGATTTGTCGCCCTACATCAAACTACCGATCATTTGCGTCGTGACTTCCGTGGTCTTGCTGATCAGTTACCAATACCTCGTTCGGTACACGCCAATCGGAACACTGCTAAACGGCAAACGGGTGCGACCGGGACGACACCGGCCTACGCCCGATCACACCGATGCGATTTTGATCGACACACCACCGGGAACGGACACGGTAGTGGAGGCAAAGATTGCGTCGTCAGGCCCGTCCTAG
- the speA gene encoding biosynthetic arginine decarboxylase has product MTQSISTAWSIQNAVDEYGIDRWGDDYFHVSPDGTVLVSPDRDPQASVDLHALIESLVADGMRLPILVRFGGILRDRLHRLDHCFRQAIDDHQYQNRYRCVFPIKVNQQKDVVAEIVETGAKLGFGIEAGSKAELLAAIAMSPPDSPIVCNGVKDEAVLDLALSAQRLGRKVFPVIEKRSELDVLLRLANAAGVRPRIGIRVKLATRGSGRWQASGGYRSKFGLTVAEVTQCLDHLLEMGMGDCFQLLHFHVGSQIGNIRQLKSAILEAARIYVDLYRRGAALGHLDVGGGLGIDYDGSKSDSQSSMNYSMQEYANDIVYQIQTVCDESNVPHPELFSESGRSVAAQHSVLVFDTLGVAAQGSPELPDWATATATSDDEGTSPPESYEQPVHDLWWAFSHLNADNLMESFHDAQVSLDLCMNLFSGGYLPLEQRVAAENVYFALCHKVRDLANELPEMPEELKSLNRMLSDTYFANFSLFQSVPDAWAIEHLFPIMPIHRLQEEPTRHAVLGDITCDSDGKIDEFVCGGKRCQTLRLHRLIPGNPYRLGVFLVGAYQEILGDLHNLFGDTNAVHVEFQDGGPVICSAIGGDTVGRVLEYLQYDVADLSDRLCVAIDDAIEQNVIDREHGQELRESFLQTFEQYTYPSLSSHVESLELASTVNQSDDGIESTPIIGSLEDKSQEETLAEFTDPPLPE; this is encoded by the coding sequence TTGACGCAATCCATCAGTACCGCATGGTCGATTCAGAACGCAGTGGACGAATATGGGATCGATCGATGGGGCGACGACTATTTCCATGTATCACCCGACGGCACGGTACTGGTATCGCCTGATCGCGACCCTCAGGCGTCGGTCGATCTGCACGCATTGATCGAATCGTTGGTGGCCGACGGAATGCGGTTGCCGATTTTGGTTCGCTTCGGCGGCATCCTGCGTGATCGCTTGCATCGCTTGGACCACTGTTTTCGCCAGGCGATCGACGACCATCAGTACCAAAACCGCTATCGCTGCGTCTTTCCGATCAAGGTCAATCAACAGAAAGACGTCGTCGCGGAAATCGTCGAAACCGGCGCCAAACTGGGATTCGGAATCGAGGCCGGCAGCAAAGCGGAACTGTTGGCGGCCATCGCGATGTCACCGCCGGATTCACCGATCGTTTGCAACGGTGTGAAGGACGAAGCGGTTCTCGACCTGGCATTGTCCGCCCAGCGACTGGGCCGCAAAGTCTTTCCGGTGATCGAAAAACGAAGCGAGTTGGACGTCCTTTTGCGTCTGGCGAATGCCGCCGGTGTGCGTCCGCGGATTGGTATCCGGGTCAAACTGGCGACCCGTGGTTCCGGGCGTTGGCAGGCCAGCGGCGGATACCGCAGCAAGTTCGGCCTGACCGTCGCGGAGGTCACCCAGTGCTTGGATCACTTGTTGGAAATGGGAATGGGCGACTGTTTTCAGTTGTTGCATTTTCACGTCGGCAGCCAAATCGGCAACATTCGTCAACTGAAGTCCGCAATCTTGGAAGCAGCCAGGATTTACGTCGACTTGTACCGACGCGGAGCGGCGCTGGGTCACCTGGACGTCGGCGGTGGACTGGGAATCGATTACGACGGTTCCAAATCGGATTCGCAGTCCAGCATGAACTATTCGATGCAGGAGTATGCCAACGACATCGTGTATCAAATCCAAACGGTGTGCGATGAATCGAACGTTCCGCATCCGGAACTGTTTTCCGAAAGCGGGCGGTCGGTGGCTGCCCAACACAGCGTGCTTGTCTTTGACACGTTGGGCGTTGCCGCGCAAGGTTCACCGGAACTGCCGGACTGGGCGACCGCAACGGCCACATCCGATGACGAAGGAACATCACCACCGGAGTCGTATGAACAGCCGGTTCATGATTTGTGGTGGGCGTTCAGCCACCTGAACGCGGACAACCTGATGGAATCGTTCCACGATGCGCAGGTGTCGCTGGACCTTTGCATGAATTTGTTTAGCGGCGGTTATCTGCCGCTGGAACAGCGCGTCGCGGCCGAAAACGTTTACTTCGCACTTTGCCACAAGGTGCGAGACTTGGCCAATGAATTGCCCGAGATGCCGGAGGAGTTGAAATCGCTGAACCGGATGCTGTCGGACACCTACTTTGCAAACTTTTCGTTGTTCCAATCGGTACCCGACGCTTGGGCGATTGAGCATCTGTTCCCCATCATGCCGATCCATCGTTTGCAAGAAGAACCAACGCGTCACGCAGTTTTGGGCGATATCACATGCGATAGCGACGGAAAGATTGATGAATTTGTGTGTGGGGGCAAGCGTTGCCAGACACTGCGGTTGCACCGTTTGATTCCCGGCAATCCGTATCGCCTGGGCGTCTTTTTGGTGGGGGCATATCAAGAAATTTTGGGGGACCTTCACAATTTGTTCGGCGACACCAACGCGGTCCACGTCGAGTTCCAAGACGGTGGCCCGGTGATCTGTTCCGCGATTGGTGGTGACACCGTGGGACGCGTCTTGGAATACCTGCAGTACGACGTCGCGGACCTGAGCGATCGCCTGTGCGTCGCGATTGATGATGCCATCGAACAGAACGTGATCGACCGGGAACACGGACAGGAATTGCGAGAAAGCTTTCTGCAGACTTTCGAGCAATACACCTACCCGTCGTTGTCGTCGCACGTCGAATCGCTTGAATTGGCGTCGACGGTCAACCAAAGTGATGACGGGATCGAAAGCACTCCGATCATTGGTTCTTTGGAGGATAAATCGCAGGAAGAGACCCTTGCGGAATTCACCGACCCGCCATTGCCGGAGTGA
- a CDS encoding rhodanese-like domain-containing protein has translation MPDSDVPLEITVVQSQTAIQENPDVVLVDVREQDEFELARIQGAKLIPLSEFPSRIGELEPYRDRPIIVYCHHGVRSLHAVFALRQSGFSNSTSMSGGIDLWSQQIDADVPRY, from the coding sequence TTGCCCGATTCTGATGTCCCCTTGGAAATCACCGTTGTCCAATCACAAACCGCAATCCAGGAGAATCCGGACGTGGTGCTAGTCGACGTCCGAGAGCAGGACGAATTTGAACTAGCACGGATCCAGGGAGCCAAGCTGATTCCACTAAGCGAGTTCCCGAGTCGGATCGGTGAACTGGAACCTTATCGCGATCGTCCCATCATCGTTTATTGCCACCACGGGGTGCGAAGCCTGCACGCGGTGTTTGCATTGCGACAAAGTGGATTTTCGAATTCAACCAGCATGTCTGGCGGGATCGACTTGTGGAGCCAACAAATCGATGCGGACGTGCCACGCTACTGA